caattattcaaatttactttaatttatttaaactggTTCTATTTACTAAaggttttaatcaattcaattggttacgataattagtaattctttactaatttgttaattatgttgatcaaatcaattgatcaacgcgattaataaaatttcaaaatattaaaaaggaTTGTATGCCATATAATAAACTTTTAATATCTTCACAAACTGCGAATTACACAAAACTGCGACAATTATCAAACTGCGTACGGTAATTTAAAACACACTTCAACATACAAATTTCAAATGcatacaacctctaaaaaacaccaacataccCCGAATTgcatagactctgatcctccataaggaggtacgtaggcacttggtaacaaggcgagtctcatTCCCCAAATTTCAATAGGTTTAAGGTTTGCCCTatttaactttctgtcacctttctttattagcCATAAGCCTTTACCTTAAAATAAAACCTtaagaaagggttaagggtgcctaacaccttcccttgacctgattataataacttattcagatctctaaacttcgtagggtttcctattcgccctggcagaataggtagcgactctaaaatctaaatttttagggcaggttgctacatataGTAGTCTATACGCATTATTATTGTCATGTTTAACATTAAGGCAAGGAAGAAATTATCCAATACTTATGTGCTCATGTCTCCCTAACATTAAAACTATGTACacacaatatttaatatatatatatatatatatatatatatatatatatatatatatatatatatatatatatatagtctctATTATGTAAATAGCTCATTTAAACATGGTTAtattatatatcatatatatttaaTACATAACTAAAACGTAGGTGATTTGAAATTCATAAAACATGTTCAAGGAAATATTGTTCATAGAATAGTCTCAAGGTAATAATGTTCATAGAATAGTCTCAAGCTAATTTAAACTTGAAATCGAAAAAAGTGATGGATTTATTTTGAATCTTTCACGAATTACATGACAATCGATCTCGATATATGTGCTTCTCTCATGGAAAATAGGTTTATGGGCTAGTTAAATGGCATATTTGGTGTCGTAATAGATGGAGGAAGGAGTAGGTAAATGGATGGAGACATCTGAGATGAGGTGATGGAGCCATTGAAGTTCACAGATTAAGGAGGCAAGGCGTGATATTCGGCCTCAGTGGAAGAACGGGAAACAATTTGTTGCTTCTTGGACTTCCATGATGAGTGAAGTCCCACAAAAAATGCAGTAGCCAGTAATGGACTTTGATTGGTGAAGCACTAGAAAGGAAGATACATTTGCTTGGGGGAAATTTGAGGTACTTTAGAATGTTGATGGACACAATGAAATGAGGTGTTAAAGGGTTGGAAATAAGTTGGCTGAGGTGTTGAACAACAAAATCTATATCGGGACTGGTATGAGTGAGATAGAAGTCTACCAATGAGTCTTCTATAATAAGTAGGGTCAAATAAAGGGGTTCCTTCAGTTTTAGAAAGTTTGGTATTGGGATTTAGAGGAATGGGAGACGGCCTGGCTCCTAAGGTACCAATTTCCTCAAGAAGTTTGAGAGTGTACTTTCTTTTATTAACAATAATGCTTTCATCTGATCAAGCAATCTCAAGTCCGAGGAAAAACTTAGTTTACTAATATCCATAATGCAGAAAGATTGGTCAAAAAATTTCTTGACATGAGTAATCTGATCAATAGAATTGCCTATGAGCACTATGTTATCAACATGAGCCAGAAGTCATGTGAAAGAAGATGCCTCGGTCTTAGTATAGAGAGAATAATCAGCTTGAGGTTGTTTATAACCCAAGGTGATAAAAGCATTGGAAAGTTTTGAATAACACTGACGAGTTGCTTATTTCAAACCATAGATGGATTTGTGAAGTTTGCAAACTGGAGTAGGAAAAGTAGCAGTGGCAGGACGACCGAGAGGGAGAATCATGTACACTTCTTCATTCAAACATTCATGTAAGAAAGCATTATTGGCTTCTAACTGTTGAGTATGGAAATTATTGATGGCAGCTAAGGCAAGGAGAAATCTAAATGTGGTGACTTTTGGCAACTGGGGAGAATGAATCGAAGAAATACACACCTTCAAGTTGAGTGTATCCTTTGGAAGTTCAATAAGAGACCAAGTTTGATTATGATAAAGTGCTAGTAACTCAGCTTTCATGGCTTGTTTCTAACAATCATGTTGAGAAACATGTTTGTAAGTTTGAGGTTCAATGTTAGTGGAGATGGGTCAACAAAAATAATGATATGAGGATGTGCAATGTTCATAGGAAAGCACAGAAGATAACAGATATGCAGTATGAGTATGCGCATTGTGATTGTTATGCAACACATGAAAATCCTTCAGGTAAGAAGGTGGTTTAGTAActcttatatattttattttaggtaAGCAATGAGGATGATAATTACTAGGAGAATAAGGGGAAGTTGAGGTAGGTTACATATGATTGATATCATTATGATGATCAGGAGTAGGAGAGGGTGAGGTAGGTGTCATATCAATGGCTGGAGAGGTAGGTGGAGGAGATTTTGGTGATTCATGAGGAGGTTCAAGAGAAGGATCCGTGGGAGGGATGATAGGGTTGATTTTAAGGTCTAAAGGTGGATGAGGTTGAGGAGGGTCTGGTGTAGGAATGGAAGTGGAAGTAGAAGGTTTAAGATGGAAATGTGTCTCATAGAAAATGACATTTCGAGAGACATAAATGTTATGTGAGTTTAGGTCATATAGGATATAAACCTTAGTGTCATCTTTGAAACCAAAGAACATAGCTTTTTCGACCCTTGTTTCAAATTGGGTTCTATGAGCAAGGAGAGAAAAGGCATAACATAAGCAGCCAAAAACCTTTAAGTGTATAATGGATGGGGGTTCTTTGTGAAGGAGTTCATAAGGGAATTTGAATTTGATGATAGAAGTATGGGTCTATTGATTATATGGATGGCATGTTGTATGCTAAAAGTCTAGAGGTTAAGAGGAAAGTTAGATTTAAAAGCAAGGGATCTAGCCATGTTAAGAATGTATTAATGTTTACATTCCACTACACCATTCTGTTATGGAGtttcaacacatgttctttggtGAAGAATACCTTTGGAATGAAGAAGGGAATCCATATAAAATTATGAGCCATTCTCTGATCTTAGAGATTTTAAGGTGGTGTTGAAATGATTTTCAATATAGGCTAGGAAGTTGATGAGTTTGGTTATGGTTTCATCTTTAGTTTGTAAAAAAATCACCTAAGTGAACCTACTAAAATCATTAACTAGGGTGAGAAAATATTTATGGCCTAATATTGAAGTAGTGTAGAAGGGGCCCCAAAGATCACCATGCAACAATTCAAAAGGGGCGTGATAAGTAGTAGTGCTTAAAGGAAAAAAGATAATTTCTTTTGATTGGCATAATGGCGAGCATCACATGGAGACTAagcatttttatttaatataaaggGATAGTATGTACAAATGGCATGTAAGCCAACATTAAAGATATGACCTAATATATAATGCCATACAATAGAACTAGTGCTAGTGTTACAAATGAGAGAACTATGCATAGCATATGAAGTATCCATGATATATAGCCCTTTGCTCATTTTAGCTATACTAATCATGGCCTTGATATTTTTCTGCAAGATGTGACACGTATTAAAACTAAATTGCACAAAAATATTATGTGATGAGGGAAGTTTAGGTATAGATATCAAACTAACATGAAATGATGGTATGTACAAAACATGATGCAATGTAAGGTTAGGATAGATATGGACAAAACCAGAAATATGAGTCATAACTATGGAACCATTGGGAAGTAAAATAGATAGAGGTGATATGGTATGATATGACACAAAATAGGTAAGGTTAAAGGTGATATGGTTTATAGCACATGTATTAAGGAACCACACTGTAAGGGGCTTACCATCAGAAGATGAAGTCTTGGATGTCAAGGCAAGAGGTGTGCTAGAAACGGCATTGGTGGTAGGGTGAGGATTAGACTGAGATTGTTGTAACAAGCCAAGAAGAGTGTGATACTGCTCTTGAGTGAAACCAAAGGAATTAGCACTTGAAGTTCATGCACTAGTATAATCATTGTTATATGTAGAATGATCAACAAGAGAAGATTGAGAGGCTTTGGCTTTGTTCTTGAATCCTGGAGGATAACTATGTTTAACAAAGCAAGTTTTTATAGTGTGATTAGTTATTCCACGATGTGTGCAGACACAATTTGTGCCTTTAAAAGATTCTGACCATTTCCACTTAGGTTTGTTCTGAATATCATTAGTCATAAGGGATGATGAAGGATCATAAACTTCACTAGATGGTAGGTCAAGAAGAGTCTTGTTGAATGATCATAGAAAAGATTGTGTCAATATGAGAAGGGAATTGAGAAGCATAATCTGAGATTTGGCGGCATAAAACTTTTCATTGAGCCCTTTAAGAAATCGAATGACATAGCcttgattataataattttgcaaagaaatagCATTACAACTGCATTGGATAGCACATTTGCAATGTGGAACTTGTTGATAATTTTCTAGTTCATCCCAAAGGACCTTCAGCTTTTTGAAGTAATCAGCAACCTCCATTGATCCTTGTTGTAGTTTAAACAATTCTTCTTGAATATCAGAGATTTGAAAGATATCACCTTGTGGAAAACGAATTTTCAGATTGATCCAAACACCTGCTGCAGAATCAATCCAAAGAATGGATTTGGCAATAGATTCAGTAATGGATCAGTGAATCCATGCAAGAATCATTGTATTGCATCTGATCCATGGAGCGTAGAGAGGATATGTGGAAGTAGGTTTAGGGAGAGTGCCCTTGATAAATCATTCTTTGTTGTTGGAGATTAACACAATATGCATCGATCTTGCTCAAGAATGACAACTCTTGTTGTCAAGTAAAGGAGAAAAAAGAACGATATAAGTGTTTTCATTAGGATGAAAATAGTAAGGGTTGGTGGTGTTTGTGGAGAAATCTTCATAAATGGGCAAAGCCATAGAAGAAAAGGAAGGACAATAAAGAGAATCAAAGAgtatgaggaagaagaagaagaagaagaagaagagatgcgAAAATTTTTGTTGGTACCATGTTAATGGTGCAACCAATACCTCATTCTAATTATCAAAAGAAAAGATCAATCTTCCTTACAATGATTACAAAGAGATGCCTCTTATATAGAGGCTAAGAGAAGCTAGTTGGTAACTAATACAACCACTTAAACAAACAACTAACTAACTATCAAtgtaaaggaaaaggaaaaactaactaGCTTGCATGGCAATCAACTGTTACACGTAACACTTAGTGCGACGTTGTGTTGGTGGTCGTTTTATTGCGGCGTTATTTTGTTTTTCCGTCTTGATGCAGTGTTTGTTCGATTCAGATTGACATATTAATTTTGACTCGGTGCATATTCAAACAATAACTTTGACGTCGTCGACGTAGACTCAAAGACATGAGTATTTCGAGCATTTCAATTTTTTCATATTTGTAGATTTTGTCACATTTGTAGACATTTTACCGTTATATGCTATTAAGGTGAGTGCATTTCTAGtgcttatttttttcttcatttaaacaatatttaatgtatttatttatatttatcgaataatttaaaataacaaatGATCTTTTCTTATAGGAATGCAtgattaaaaaaactattttttactaGTATGTCTTATTTATATTATGACCTCTTTCATACACTATGTCGGCATGGTGGGAACACTAAATGTATGGATCACGTTTGGTCCGGCAGTTGCCAATTATAAACCACAAATGGCATAACATAATCATTTTGTAATTAGACCGAgctaatttagattttttttaaaatatgttgcACTACCTATAACCACTAACTAGAAGCCAcattaaataaagaaatattttaatattCCTCTTTTTTTAAGTCTTTATCATCTTTATTAATAATGAAGAAACAAATATGCACTAATATTACAAAATATTTGTATActttatacaaataaaaaatatatatttttacggTTAATTAATAAGAGACATGTATTCTACTAAATtacgattttatttttaaaatattgaaatgacgtgacaaatttcaaaaattttgattgaatgtatatataatattgttttagaaaaagaaaaagaaaaacaaaagaaaacaaaggtCGCCATATGAAGTCAATTAGAGGGAGGTGCTTGGAATTTCGCTCTGCTTCAATATGTAATCACAACTTCACAAGAAGAGCTCCTAAATTtccttaaaatatttttgtgcgaACTTTGATATATTTAGTGTTAATAATATTCAACAATAATTTCTTGATGTTTTTTTAAGCAAGCAAGAATATTGATAAAGAGTATTAAGGATATTCAAATCCCACTTAGAAAAGTCGAGAGACACCTCGGAAACAAGAGATAAACCACACCAATTGAATtctatttaagaaaataaataggATCTTTAAAAAATTCGTAAAAGTTATATTTGGAATAAAAAATTTCTCCTACAAAATACCACTTACATGAATCTCTTAACTATCTGGCACAATTCTAATTTTGTccctgcttccgtagatgcatcttcgaaagtatttttttttttcaaaaaacttgtttctttccgtagatgcatctacggaagcgttaaaaATCATAGTATTGTCGGAAAAATTAAATTTACTTCAGTTCAGCAATTCTTCCGTAAGTACGTATACGGAACATGTTGATAACAGAATGTTCCATAAATGTATCTACGTAATAGTctgctatattttcaaatcatattcatttcacttcaaaactcaatttttattacaaaatggaaaataaaattatagtaaattaaataaatgcATTTTAAAAGCAATAGTAACTGGTAGACCAAAAAAATACATCGTATAAATCGTCGGTCATAATGTCGAATACATCATCAAAGTAACATACATAAATGAAATAGAAATACAGACATAAAAAAAACCACAGGCATCACTACTGTGTGTCGGACATCATCTTGTGCCTTTCCTCTGCCTCTGACTCCGCCTCTACGTCCACGACGCCCTCTGATGACTCTGCCTCTAGCGTCAAGTGCCCCCACCAGTTATGGCACGTTGTCTATGATACAGAAATGCCTCCTCTTTTAGTCTAATCATAACATCAACCACACACCTGGCCTCTGATCCCTCAAGAAATAAACCATCTGCAATGCCTCTCCGACCCGTGTCAGCTATCTGacgacaccgaggaagaacatcctgAGTGTGGTCCAACTCAGCCTGATGAGTCCGCAAAATCTCGTTGTGGGCTAGTCTGGGCGGATCTCCAGGTGCAGTGGGAAGCATGTACGGGTGTGACATTCTATAGTACTGGGTGATGTACCCCTCGACGCAGCTCTAGTCGCTCTCTGCTATCGTCGCTCTAGCCTCGTCAAGAACCATGTAATGCTCCTAATCTGCAAAGAGATCGTCTAGCTGCCGACGGGTCATGGCGATAGGGTCATGGTGATGTACCCCTCGACGCAGCTCCAGTCGCTCTCAGCTATCGTCACTCTCTGATAGTTGACGTTGACAATATCAGCCGAACTCAGAAGAAAGAAATGCACTATTGAGAAAGTTTGATTTTGGGGGTTGAGAGTAGTTGAGAGTTTGAAAGAGttcgaaatgtgaagaatgaAAAGGGAAGGGTCTGGCGCGAGATTAACGTCAAATGCTTTCGTTGATGCACATACAAaagcttccgtagatacatctacagaaCAAAATAACATTAAAATGCGTTTGAGAAAGCTGGAGAACATTTTTGTCAATTCACATATAGGTTAGAGATCCATGGGTCTAATTAGAAATTCTAAAAAATTATAAGCGGAGGAAACATGGGAGGGTAGAGTAATAAAATATGAGCATTCAGTTACAAGACTTGATATAAGTTTAAAATTGAAAACCATATTTCTATATTCCCATTCACAAACATAATTAATGCAGCATATCTATCCCCATTTAAGTTATCAAAGAAAGACAAAATTTAtaacattaaataaataagaattcaTAGACCTACAAATTGCATTAACATGAAAAGCAAATATAAAACACCAAAACAACTACTGAGCTCCCAAAGTATACAAAAATGGTTACCAGTCACCATATTGATTAGCTGGTGACTATACATACATTCCCCGCTCTAAAcgtcctttttcttctttttttctttctttttgctcGGCATATCAGCTGTGTCTTCCTCCTCTgcactcttctttctctttttcttcttttctcctCCATTCAAATTATTGTCACCATTCTGTAACTCTGCTTTCTCTGGAGattccttctttctcttcttcttttcttttttcacaaCCTCCTGTTCAGGTTCCTCGACAACATCGTCAACCTTCTCttcttttttctcctttttcttcttctctttcttttctttcttttccttcttttccttctttttgtCAGCAACAGGAGTCTCTAGTGTATCTTCATCCATTGCAGAATTAGACTTGGGTTCAATAATTGAATCAGCTGCGGGATTATATGTCtacaaagaaaagaaataatagaaaaaatcagcaagataaaaataaaagaaaaattacaaataacACCAAATAAAGCAAAATATTACCTTAGCAGGTGTTATCAGTCCTCCATTCTTTCTATCCTTGTCATATGCTTCAATCTTGGGCTTCCCTTTAGCAGAACCGGCAAAGCGACCTAATTCTTTACCTTCGAGACCTCTCAATCTTGCTTCAAGCTGTACAAAAAGTTGAGTAAATAAAGTCTGATATAAATAAAAACCATATGACAAATAACTATAACTATAACAAGTACCTTGGCTCTGTTCTCCAATCCCATGGTGTTATCTTGCCCATCTCCAAGTGCATCACACCTGATAGCCAAAGCAGTCTTTGCAGCAAGTGATCGAGAAATTTTGCCCTTGAACTTTGGAGCTGCCTGACCGATCAAGGATGCATGGTAAATGAGGCCATACTTTGGAGTAGCATGTTTAGTCTTAAGTGCTCTAAAAAGAGCCTTCTCAGCACCGAGAATCTGCACAGTACTACCAGGCTGCTTTGCAAGATTTATTAAGCTACCACCATGGGCAATGAGACGAGCGCCGACAAGCTCCCCAACCATAGCAGTCAAATTGGGTGCTATGGTGTTCATCCTACTCTTGAGATAATCATATAGTTGTGCCCTGTATTCTGAAAGAGACAAAACCTGATCACAGAGCTCTCTAATGTTTTCTAAATCAAGGTCACCAATTTCAGTTCCCATAGATATTACTGATGCTTCCTTCACCTCTGCCTCAACCTCCTCTGACAAAATCTGAATTGTTTCAGGataaaagataaatattaaaataaaaaaaggtcaCCAATTAATACATAAAACATATGAAACTAAATGTCGTCTCAAGAGACCAAATACATTCAAGAAAAAACAATAAGTCTGTTAGTTAAACAAAGAGTACAGGTTATTGGTATATTTGAAAGTCTTATTAGCCCACAAACAGAGTAAAATCACGTTGTATCTAGAATCCAAGTGAGTTAATTATTGGCAGCATGTCTTGGACAATCATAACTTTACCTCAGAGAAATCGAGTTTTGCAGCATTGATGCGATCCCCCATCAACTTGACTGATTTTGCATATTGGATGTTGTCCAATATGATTTTGGTAAGTTCGGGAAAATGCCAACCATACCACTCACGAACTCTCATGGCGTAGGTGTTCAGCTCTTTATCAAGATCATCAAGTAAACCAATAGCTTGGACAATCATAGTATCCACCTATAATAAAAAGTATATTAAGGTCAAAAAACAGTTACTCAAAAGCTTTGTCAGCCAACAGGAAAAAAATACTGATGAAAAACATTAGTAAATGTTCTTCCAAGAAAAAAATACTGATGAAATTCAAACAATGGTTTATAGCTGGGTTATGTTAGTCTCTTAAGGTGTCCCTTTATATATTGACATTAACAGATCTCATAACTAAATGTTaattcaatcaatcaaatttcagTAATCACTCTCGCTCTCTATTCTCCATCACTGGACTATTTCATTTTAACATGGGGTATCAAAAGCCATTAGATTCTAATGCCCTGCAAAAACTCTAAGCTTCTCCCTCACCACCTCTGTCTAGTGAAAACTCTTGCCCAATATGAGCAGCACCAACCATTAACAGATCTCCACCAGCACCCCCCAGATCTTTCAATAACCAAATACCTTAATTGTAAGTTTCACTTGCAAGATTTTTGTAAGAGaaatacaacaaaaacaaattatCGTGAAATCTTTGAAATTATGTTATGActtataatatctttattttatatCAATCAGTAATCATAGTTGAGCATAACTTCTTTGATGAGTAGCAGATGCAGATATGGATATTAACATAAGAACAATTTAAGTGACAAAAATATATTGATAATGTCGACAAAAAAAAAGTACAACAACTACTAATATATTTAGAGTCAACAGTAATATACACCTTGTCAGCACTAAACTTCAACTTGTATCTGGACAAGCTATGAGACAAACCCAAGCTCATGGGGGCCATGTCTTGAACAGCGAGACCTGCTATGAGTTCAGTCAATTGATATCTGACACCTCTCAACAACTCCATAACACCAATGTTGTGAACACAGTCGATTTGCTAAAATGttcaaacaatataataaaagtcAGTCATTTCATGAATGATATATAAGCCGTCATCAAAAGTTTCTATGTGAAAGTTAGGTAGCACACCAATTTTTCCTTAATGATACTCGCAAGCTTCGTGTCAGCTACACCTAATGTTTCATTTTGACAATGAACACTTAAAAACTTGCGCAAATCCTTGCTAGCTTTTCCATCAATCAGTAAATTAGCAGACTTTAGAGCTTCTGATGTATTCTCAAACTTGGAAAATGCTTTCAATTTCACCACCTAGTTAAGCATCACTTAGAGTTAGTTTGCAGAGAAAAATATAGCTGTAtagtatatataaataaattgagCATAGTAATTGAGatggtaaggatgtaagaaagatGCAAAGTAGAACCTTTCTGGCAGTATCCGCACTGGAAAACGACTCTTGTAAGTCCTGTATAAACCAATTAGAAACATAAACCAATTAGAAACATAAACCAATTAGGCCAGAGACAAAGTTTATAGTAGTGGTTAACGGAAACACAGTACACAGCTCCTGCACAGTTTGAAAATGTAATACTACCTTAAAAAAAGTAGAATATATTGCAGAATGACAAGGGTAGAAATAGATATTGGCAAACATGGTTTATGATAACAAATTCTACAGGGAAAAATATACACTTTATATATCATGCGGATACAACAAACATACATGTCAACTTAGTGAGTAAAAACTGACATAAAAGACATAGTTTTGTgaagtaataaaaatttaaaGATAATTACCTCAACTTTTGAGAGTTTTCCTTCATCCAGCACTTTGAAAAGTGCAAAACCAGCGGCGGTTTCGAACAGTAGAAGCATTTTATCACGTTAAACAAACCTGAAAAACAAcgggaaaaaaacaaaaactatattaATAACGAAACTTAGAAAAATAAACTCATTGATGATCGAGAGAAGAAAAACGCATTC
The window above is part of the Vicia villosa cultivar HV-30 ecotype Madison, WI unplaced genomic scaffold, Vvil1.0 ctg.000920F_1_1, whole genome shotgun sequence genome. Proteins encoded here:
- the LOC131632226 gene encoding probable nucleolar protein 5-2, which translates into the protein MLLLFETAAGFALFKVLDEGKLSKVEDLQESFSSADTARKVVKLKAFSKFENTSEALKSANLLIDGKASKDLRKFLSVHCQNETLGVADTKLASIIKEKLQIDCVHNIGVMELLRGVRYQLTELIAGLAVQDMAPMSLGLSHSLSRYKLKFSADKVDTMIVQAIGLLDDLDKELNTYAMRVREWYGWHFPELTKIILDNIQYAKSVKLMGDRINAAKLDFSEILSEEVEAEVKEASVISMGTEIGDLDLENIRELCDQVLSLSEYRAQLYDYLKSRMNTIAPNLTAMVGELVGARLIAHGGSLINLAKQPGSTVQILGAEKALFRALKTKHATPKYGLIYHASLIGQAAPKFKGKISRSLAAKTALAIRCDALGDGQDNTMGLENRAKLEARLRGLEGKELGRFAGSAKGKPKIEAYDKDRKNGGLITPAKTYNPAADSIIEPKSNSAMDEDTLETPVADKKKEKKEKKEKKEKKKKEKKEEKVDDVVEEPEQEVVKKEKKKRKKESPEKAELQNGDNNLNGGEKKKKRKKSAEEEDTADMPSKKKEKKKKKDV